One genomic segment of Aquipluma nitroreducens includes these proteins:
- the lgt gene encoding prolipoprotein diacylglyceryl transferase has product MIINFIHWDIDPEIINVFGISLRYYGVLFVGGLILCVYILNWIFKKENIPLDKLEKLSIYGLIGIFAGARLGHCLFYDPSYYLSNPLEMLLPIQQTAGGGYEFIGYQGLASHGGALGLIIALIIYAKRTKESIIKTIDLIAVVAPLVGCFIRLANLMNSEIIGIPTRVPWAFIFVREDNLPRHPAQLYEAISYLAIFGLIFYLYKTKRDKLQNGFFFGLSISLIFIARFVIEFIKERQEPFEEQMQLDMGQLLSIPFIIVGLVFVIYGLIKTKNNEPSA; this is encoded by the coding sequence ATGATTATAAATTTTATACATTGGGACATTGACCCTGAAATTATTAATGTATTTGGGATTTCACTCAGATATTATGGAGTTCTTTTTGTAGGAGGATTGATACTTTGTGTTTATATCCTCAATTGGATTTTCAAAAAAGAAAATATTCCACTTGACAAATTAGAAAAACTCTCAATCTATGGATTGATAGGAATTTTTGCAGGAGCAAGATTGGGTCATTGCTTATTTTATGACCCATCATATTATCTGAGTAATCCATTAGAAATGCTTTTACCAATCCAACAAACTGCTGGTGGAGGTTATGAATTTATTGGTTATCAAGGATTGGCAAGTCACGGCGGTGCTCTGGGATTAATAATAGCTTTAATTATTTATGCAAAAAGGACAAAAGAATCTATTATTAAAACAATTGATTTGATTGCAGTTGTAGCACCTTTGGTAGGCTGCTTTATCAGACTTGCAAACTTGATGAATTCAGAGATTATTGGGATTCCAACAAGAGTCCCTTGGGCATTCATATTTGTTCGTGAGGACAATTTACCACGACATCCAGCACAGTTATATGAGGCAATTTCCTATTTGGCTATATTTGGATTAATTTTTTACTTGTATAAAACAAAACGAGACAAGTTACAAAATGGATTCTTTTTTGGATTATCTATCTCATTGATTTTTATCGCACGATTCGTTATCGAATTTATAAAAGAAAGACAAGAGCCATTCGAAGAACAAATGCAACTTGACATGGGACAATTGCTGAGTATCCCATTTATTATAGTTGGATTAGTATTTGTAATTTACGGACTGATAAAGACAAAAAATAATGAACCCAGCGCATAA
- a CDS encoding DUF6261 family protein, whose translation METKEFTIVYLKNLKIDDLFSLNKSTIEYADPVKENIGEMPKATLARLVSDNHAMELQMNKALKNLLTPQLVEMNADREDRFAEIKRNVTTVLKGRDLPKKNAAENLKVFLDPYWNTNKKAMNTQTGVLREMFGKYNLNDEMKAYAVTIGIAQMMTELDMANDMFNQLYQNRLTQDAAIEGPSATSLRAAATKSYEQFCTAVEQAVNFMPTATLTTLFNQLDELRKTYARLIHTKKEEPKPDPTPAE comes from the coding sequence ATGGAGACAAAAGAGTTTACAATCGTGTATTTGAAAAATTTGAAGATCGACGATTTGTTTTCGCTGAACAAATCGACCATTGAGTACGCCGATCCGGTAAAGGAAAACATCGGCGAAATGCCCAAAGCCACCCTCGCCCGACTGGTAAGCGACAATCACGCGATGGAACTGCAAATGAACAAAGCGTTGAAAAACCTACTGACCCCGCAACTGGTCGAAATGAACGCCGACCGCGAAGACCGTTTTGCTGAAATCAAGCGCAACGTGACTACTGTCCTCAAAGGCCGCGACCTCCCCAAAAAGAACGCGGCAGAGAACCTGAAAGTTTTCCTCGACCCCTACTGGAATACCAACAAAAAGGCAATGAATACCCAGACCGGAGTTTTACGCGAGATGTTTGGCAAATACAACCTGAATGATGAGATGAAAGCGTATGCGGTAACCATTGGCATTGCACAAATGATGACCGAGCTGGATATGGCGAACGACATGTTTAATCAGTTATACCAGAACCGCCTCACGCAGGATGCGGCCATCGAAGGCCCTTCGGCTACCAGCCTGAGGGCAGCAGCAACCAAAAGCTACGAGCAGTTCTGCACAGCAGTTGAACAAGCCGTCAACTTTATGCCGACGGCTACCCTCACCACCCTGTTTAATCAACTCGACGAACTGCGTAAAACCTATGCACGACTCATTCACACCAAGAAGGAAGAACCAAAACCCGACCCAACCCCTGCTGAATAA
- the nifJ gene encoding pyruvate:ferredoxin (flavodoxin) oxidoreductase, which yields MANKKKFITCDGNYAAAHISYMFSEVACIYPITPSSTMAEYVDEWAANGRTNIFGRPVRLAEMQSEGGAAGAVHGALQSGALTSTYTASQGLLLMIPNMYKIAGELLPTVFHISARALAGHALSIFGDHSDVYSARQTGFAMLAAGSVQEEMDLAGVAHLATLKSRVPFMAFFDGFRTSHEIQKIEVISQEDMLPLIDMNLIQEFRDKALNPEHPVTRGTAQNPDIFFQAREASNRFYDAVPDIVENYMQEIKKITGREYHPFDYYGAADAENIIIAMGSVTETTREVIDYLAAKGKKVGLLSVHLYRPFSAKYFMNVLPKSVKRIAVLDRTKEPGANGEPLYLDVCELFQGKQNAPLIVGGRFGLGSKDTTPAQILAVYENLELNEPKNQFTIGIVDDVTFKSLPMNGEVNVAPAGTYEAKFYGLGSDGTVGANKNSIKIIGEATDKYCQAYFAYDSKKSGGFTSSHLRFGNVPIRSPYLVNTPDFVACHVPAYINLYDVLKGLKKGGSFLLNSIWDEEETKKRLPDTMKKYLAENEINFYIINGTKLGEEIGLGSRTNTIMQSAFFKITEVIPYELAVEHMKKAIVKSYGKMGEKVINMNYAAVEAGGNNVVKIEVPADWKNIVLTSDGDSINRPAYIKNLVDVINAQEGDSLPVSTFNGTEDGTFESGTAAYEKRGIAVNVPEWQAENCIQCNQCAYVCPHAAIRPFLIDEEELASLPAGTQTIQAVPNKQFPGLKFKIQVSVLDCTGCGNCADVCPSKEKALVMQPLGTQEAEISRWNHMDSKVTYKEKIVEKNKSVKNSQFAQPLFEFSGACAGCGETPYIKLITQLFGERMMVSNATGCSSIYGGSAPSTPYCKHKESGQGVSWANSLFEDNAEYGFGMAEGVAAQRDRIEMIMKAAIADGATEAEKAAFTAWIENKMNGETTGEVSAKVKEVLAGSTAVYAKEIMGLKQYLVKKSQWIFGGDGWAYDIGYGGLDHVLASGADVNVLVMDTEVYSNTGGQASKSTPVGAVAKFAASGKRIRKKDLGVMAMSYGYVYVAQVAMGANQAQYLKAIREAEAYPGPSLIIAYSPCINHGLRASMGRTQQEEKLAVECGYWHLYRHNPLLEEEGKNPMVLDSNAPDWSKFQNFLNGEVRYTSLKKAFPEVAEELFAAAEENAKWRYNGYKRLAAADYSAAE from the coding sequence ATGGCAAACAAAAAGAAGTTCATTACATGTGACGGAAATTATGCCGCAGCGCATATCAGTTACATGTTTAGCGAGGTAGCATGTATCTACCCAATTACGCCATCATCAACCATGGCCGAATATGTTGACGAATGGGCAGCAAACGGAAGAACCAACATTTTTGGTCGTCCAGTTCGTTTAGCCGAAATGCAAAGCGAAGGTGGAGCTGCTGGTGCTGTTCACGGAGCTTTACAATCGGGAGCATTGACATCGACATACACTGCTTCACAGGGTTTGTTGCTGATGATTCCAAATATGTACAAAATTGCGGGCGAATTACTTCCAACCGTATTCCATATCAGTGCCCGCGCCCTTGCTGGTCACGCTTTATCAATCTTTGGTGATCACAGCGACGTATATTCTGCCCGTCAGACTGGATTTGCTATGTTAGCCGCCGGATCGGTTCAGGAAGAAATGGACCTGGCTGGTGTTGCTCACCTTGCAACCTTAAAATCGCGTGTTCCATTCATGGCTTTCTTCGACGGATTCCGCACATCACACGAAATTCAGAAAATCGAAGTTATTTCGCAAGAAGATATGCTTCCATTGATTGACATGAACCTGATTCAGGAATTCAGAGACAAAGCATTAAATCCGGAACATCCTGTAACCCGCGGTACTGCCCAGAATCCTGATATTTTCTTCCAGGCCCGGGAAGCTTCGAACCGTTTCTACGATGCAGTTCCTGATATCGTGGAAAATTACATGCAGGAAATCAAAAAAATTACCGGACGCGAATATCACCCATTCGATTATTATGGCGCTGCTGATGCTGAAAACATCATTATCGCCATGGGTTCGGTTACCGAAACCACCCGCGAAGTAATTGATTACCTTGCAGCAAAAGGCAAAAAAGTAGGTTTATTGTCTGTTCACCTTTACCGTCCGTTCTCAGCTAAATATTTCATGAACGTATTACCAAAATCGGTAAAACGTATTGCTGTACTCGACCGCACCAAAGAACCTGGAGCAAACGGAGAACCATTGTATCTGGACGTTTGTGAACTTTTCCAGGGAAAACAAAATGCCCCACTTATCGTTGGCGGTCGTTTCGGATTAGGATCAAAAGACACTACTCCAGCTCAGATTTTAGCAGTTTACGAAAACCTTGAACTGAACGAACCTAAAAACCAGTTCACCATCGGTATTGTTGATGACGTGACTTTCAAATCGCTTCCGATGAATGGTGAAGTGAATGTTGCCCCTGCCGGAACTTACGAAGCCAAATTCTACGGTTTAGGTTCTGATGGTACTGTTGGTGCCAACAAAAACTCGATCAAAATTATTGGTGAAGCTACCGACAAATATTGCCAGGCTTACTTTGCTTACGACTCTAAAAAATCAGGCGGATTTACTTCATCTCACCTTCGTTTTGGTAATGTACCAATCCGCTCACCATATTTGGTAAATACTCCTGACTTTGTGGCCTGCCACGTTCCGGCATACATTAACCTTTACGATGTACTAAAAGGCTTAAAAAAAGGTGGTTCATTCCTTCTAAATTCAATTTGGGATGAAGAAGAAACGAAGAAAAGGCTTCCTGATACTATGAAAAAGTATTTGGCAGAAAATGAAATTAACTTCTACATCATCAACGGTACAAAACTGGGTGAAGAAATTGGTTTAGGATCGCGTACCAATACCATTATGCAATCGGCATTCTTCAAAATTACTGAAGTAATTCCTTACGAACTGGCCGTTGAGCATATGAAGAAAGCTATCGTGAAATCGTATGGCAAAATGGGCGAAAAAGTAATCAACATGAACTACGCTGCTGTTGAAGCCGGCGGAAACAATGTGGTGAAAATTGAAGTGCCTGCTGATTGGAAAAACATCGTTCTGACTTCAGATGGAGATAGCATCAATCGTCCGGCATATATCAAAAATCTTGTTGATGTAATCAATGCACAAGAAGGAGATTCACTTCCGGTTAGCACATTTAATGGCACTGAAGACGGAACTTTCGAGTCGGGAACCGCAGCTTACGAAAAACGTGGTATTGCTGTAAATGTTCCTGAATGGCAAGCTGAAAACTGTATTCAGTGTAACCAGTGTGCTTACGTTTGTCCTCACGCTGCAATCCGTCCATTCCTGATTGATGAAGAAGAATTGGCTTCATTGCCAGCGGGCACGCAAACCATCCAGGCTGTGCCAAACAAACAATTCCCTGGCTTGAAGTTCAAAATACAGGTTAGTGTTCTCGACTGTACTGGTTGCGGTAACTGTGCCGATGTTTGTCCATCAAAAGAAAAAGCTTTGGTAATGCAGCCACTGGGAACTCAGGAAGCTGAAATTTCTCGCTGGAATCACATGGATTCAAAGGTAACATACAAGGAAAAGATTGTTGAGAAAAATAAATCGGTTAAAAACTCACAGTTTGCACAACCATTATTCGAGTTCTCGGGAGCTTGTGCTGGTTGCGGCGAAACTCCATACATTAAACTGATTACCCAGTTATTTGGTGAGCGCATGATGGTTTCGAATGCAACCGGATGTTCATCAATCTATGGCGGATCGGCTCCTTCAACTCCATATTGCAAACACAAAGAAAGCGGACAGGGCGTTTCATGGGCAAACTCATTGTTCGAAGACAATGCTGAATACGGCTTTGGTATGGCTGAAGGTGTTGCTGCACAACGCGACCGCATCGAAATGATCATGAAAGCTGCCATTGCCGATGGTGCAACTGAAGCTGAAAAAGCAGCATTTACTGCATGGATCGAAAATAAAATGAACGGCGAAACAACTGGCGAAGTTTCAGCAAAAGTTAAAGAAGTTTTGGCCGGAAGCACTGCTGTTTATGCGAAAGAAATCATGGGACTGAAACAGTACCTGGTTAAAAAATCGCAATGGATCTTCGGTGGCGACGGCTGGGCTTACGATATCGGCTACGGTGGTTTGGATCACGTATTAGCTTCAGGCGCTGATGTTAACGTTCTGGTTATGGATACCGAAGTGTATTCAAACACCGGAGGTCAGGCTTCGAAATCGACTCCGGTTGGCGCTGTTGCAAAATTTGCCGCTTCCGGAAAACGCATCCGCAAAAAAGACCTTGGCGTTATGGCCATGTCGTACGGATATGTTTATGTAGCTCAGGTTGCAATGGGTGCTAATCAGGCTCAATACCTGAAAGCAATCCGCGAAGCCGAAGCTTACCCTGGACCATCATTGATCATCGCTTATTCTCCATGTATCAACCACGGATTAAGGGCTTCGATGGGTCGCACACAGCAGGAAGAAAAACTGGCTGTTGAGTGTGGTTACTGGCACTTATACCGTCACAATCCATTGTTGGAAGAAGAAGGAAAGAACCCAATGGTTTTGGACTCAAATGCTCCTGACTGGTCGAAATTCCAGAACTTCCTGAATGGCGAGGTACGTTATACTTCACTCAAAAAAGCATTCCCTGAAGTGGCCGAAGAACTGTTTGCTGCTGCCGAAGAAAATGCAAAATGGAGATACAACGGCTACAAACGATTGGCTGCTGCTGATTATTCGGCTGCCGAATAA
- a CDS encoding AAA family ATPase, whose amino-acid sequence MQSLVNIHNTLQEQTLSTIRRELMDDINWDDRIIGIKGFRGVGKTTFLLNVVKERYLNDKSCLYVNLNNFYFTKRKIVSFVDEFYKTGGKTLVFDQIHKYPEWASELRTCYDNFPELKIIFSASPVLRVLEGNNELIDIAKIYHLEGLSFREYLNYQSNLNFRRYSLQEILTNHISIAQEIVQEVKPLAYFNDYLKDGFYPYFLDNKGFYSETLLKHINLALEIDVTYLNQIDLQYLPKLRKLLQIIASQVPFSPNVSKLSADVQTSRATIMNYLRYMKNARIINMLFSNGNEDEIKKPDLVYLHNTNLMYAIDEVNINSKTLRKTFFYNQVGYKNRIKSSEKADFKVNDHIHFSVGGKYTLPAENGCFAAADMIEIGKGDVIPLWLFGFLY is encoded by the coding sequence ATGCAAAGTTTAGTCAATATTCATAATACTTTACAGGAACAAACCCTAAGTACCATCCGAAGAGAACTTATGGATGATATAAACTGGGATGACCGGATCATCGGGATCAAAGGATTTCGGGGAGTCGGAAAAACAACATTCCTACTTAATGTTGTGAAAGAACGGTATTTGAATGACAAAAGCTGTCTCTATGTAAACCTGAATAATTTCTACTTCACCAAACGCAAGATCGTTTCGTTTGTTGACGAATTTTATAAAACCGGTGGAAAGACTCTTGTTTTTGACCAGATTCACAAATATCCGGAATGGGCTTCTGAATTAAGAACCTGCTATGATAATTTCCCTGAACTGAAAATAATATTCTCAGCCTCTCCTGTTCTTCGCGTGCTGGAAGGAAATAATGAATTAATTGACATTGCCAAAATATATCACCTTGAAGGTCTTTCATTCAGGGAGTATTTGAATTATCAATCGAATCTGAATTTCAGGAGGTATTCCCTTCAGGAAATATTAACCAATCACATCAGTATTGCCCAGGAAATCGTTCAGGAAGTTAAACCACTGGCTTATTTCAACGATTATCTGAAAGATGGTTTCTACCCCTATTTTCTCGATAACAAAGGTTTTTACAGCGAAACGCTTCTTAAACACATCAATCTGGCACTCGAAATCGACGTTACATATCTCAATCAAATTGACTTACAATACCTGCCAAAACTTAGAAAGTTATTACAGATTATTGCCAGCCAGGTTCCCTTTTCACCAAATGTAAGTAAATTAAGTGCCGATGTTCAAACCTCAAGGGCAACCATCATGAATTACCTGAGGTACATGAAAAATGCCCGAATTATCAATATGCTGTTCTCGAATGGTAATGAAGATGAAATTAAGAAACCAGATCTTGTTTATTTGCATAACACCAATCTGATGTATGCCATTGATGAGGTAAACATTAACAGCAAAACACTCCGAAAAACGTTCTTTTACAATCAGGTAGGATACAAAAATCGAATAAAAAGTTCGGAAAAAGCCGATTTTAAAGTGAATGATCACATTCACTTCAGCGTTGGCGGGAAATATACATTACCAGCTGAAAACGGATGTTTCGCGGCAGCCGATATGATTGAAATTGGAAAAGGAGATGTTATTCCGTTGTGGCTCTTTGGCTTTTTATATTAG